From a region of the Haloferax volcanii DS2 genome:
- the tnpA gene encoding IS200/IS605-like element ISHal1 family transposase has translation MKYNLETGSHTVYALQYHFVTVTKYRADLLTDEIAERIGEIASDISEDFGVNIQNVNGGSDHVHILFTAKPTTDLTKFINSLKGVTSRKIRDENPEVRQALDKAFWQPGYFLATTGQVSIDVLMKYVEEQ, from the coding sequence ATGAAGTACAACCTTGAAACCGGGTCGCACACGGTCTACGCGCTCCAATATCACTTCGTGACCGTCACGAAGTACCGCGCAGACCTCCTCACCGACGAAATCGCAGAGCGCATCGGTGAGATTGCCAGCGACATCTCCGAGGACTTCGGCGTGAACATCCAGAACGTCAACGGCGGAAGCGACCACGTTCACATCCTCTTCACGGCGAAGCCAACGACCGACCTCACCAAGTTCATCAACTCACTCAAGGGCGTTACGTCCCGCAAAATCCGCGACGAGAACCCCGAGGTTCGGCAGGCGCTCGACAAAGCGTTCTGGCAACCGGGATACTTCCTCGCCACCACCGGCCAAGTGAGTATCGACGTACTCATGAAGTACGTGGAGGAGCAGTAG